In Raphanus sativus cultivar WK10039 chromosome 5, ASM80110v3, whole genome shotgun sequence, the following proteins share a genomic window:
- the LOC108863606 gene encoding DNA replication ATP-dependent helicase/nuclease JHS1 isoform X1 has translation MPPRKKPKSSALKPNKQSSANQSSQPSSVGIQQLFQRHIQNSQSTSNSLASNAVVSTPQNPLSTVDEKKPDESKDVVDQGLTEASPEVSRNAKRFKFSPGMLIKQSQDDGGEEITWKISPIDQRLRAAAKQVPKMMDLTENSVGFKSSTLRPCSLDKVVQKQCPTSDITSKVEQWLSSPSKKAFKRPALPANRVTERVNPSLDAEFEIVNTSGSGNSPFQTPPSLSCSHSKLPCTVTCSAACGVTGTGQHKRALLELLDQVEDVISVDDKTADDVGTVVPQIRLEDVNICSVGVCNSVDKGPIALLRTDNSVNPDSYFLVLEVSEKRGLAGSSRVQCPYKVLRLLDEHTGKECALYLWDEWFYSTVSPGDSINVIGDFDEEGKCDVDHQNNFLIVHPDTLVAGTKVAASFGCPRRTVLDERLKSNEHATAALLGTLLHQVFQAGLTQESPSADGLQDYASIAIKNNIESLYACGVHERDVKATLFGEIPKMLNWIHHFRDSKDSTIPKVDFGSTNGQRMVKISEVIDIEEMSWAPKYGLKGMVDASVRVIVGSDMNTANEKIMPLEFKSGKPPNGQASMEHCAQVILYTLLMSERYLKHIDNGLLYYLKSDQTQGISVQRSDLVGLIIRRNELANDILVASTTQQLPPMLRNPIFCRNCRHLDACTIYHKADGGNTESSGLGDLFDAHISHLSTLHFKFIRHWNRLIDLEAREMKLPRKDIAHPHGSKGSDSASYLSFMVLDMKDGQHHSSHKDTRFIYRFVRQNSSESRERVPNEDTTRTGTPGTDDLDCKLRTGDRVILRTEVSHLTVANGIIAEISRTHVSVSLSKRLRLPWSESSSELSNLSNELWRIYKDEYMTSFSVMRFNLMQLFIQSIHTIGIRKMIVDLEPPRFDNGSILSQDPAISYIWSEKSLNNDQRQAILKILTAKDYALILGMPGTGKTSTMVHAVKALLIRGSSILLASYTNSAVDNLLIKLKAQRIEFLRIGRDEAVHEEVRESCFSAMDMCSVDDIKTKLDQVKVVASTCLGINSPYLVNRRFDVCIIDEAGQIALPVSIGPLLFASTFVLVGDHYQLPPLVQSTEARENGMGISLFRRLSEAHPQAISMLQNQYRMCRGIMELSNALIYGDRLCCGSAEVANATLVLSTSSSNSPWLRKVLEPNRTVVFINTDMLRAFEARDHNAINNPVEASIIAEIVEELVNNGVDSKDIGIITPYNSQASLIQQAIQTTSVEIHTIDKYQGRDKDCIIVSFVRSREKPRSSGSSLLGDWHRINVALTRAKKKLIMVGSQRTLSKVPLLMLLLKKVNKQSGILNLSPGDLKP, from the exons ATGCCGCCGAGGAAGAAGCCAAAGTCTTCAGCTttgaaaccaaacaaacaatCTTCAGCCAACCAGTCTTCACAGCCTTCCAGTGTTGGCATCCAGCAGCTGTTCCAAAGACATATTCAGAACTCCCAATCAACTTCCAACTCCCTCGCCTCTAACGCCGTAGTTTCAACGCCTCAAAATCCTCTAAGCACCGTCGATGAGAAGAAGCCTGATGAGTCCAAAGATGTGGTGGACCAGGGACTCACTGAGGCGTCTCCTGAGGTCTCCAGAAACGCTAAGCGCTTCAAATTCTCTCCTGGAATG CTGATAAAGCAAAGTCAAGATGATGGTGGCGAAGAGATAACTTGGAAAATATCTCCTATAGATCAAAGACTTCGCGCAGCTGCTAAGCAGGTTCCTAAGATGATGGACTTGACTGAAAATTCAGTAGGCTTTAAATCTTCCACCCTTCGCCCATGCTCTCTGGACAAG GTAGTGCAGAAACAGTGTCCTACATCTGATATAACTTCCAAGGTGGAGCAGTGGTTATCTTCCCCCTCAAAGAAAGCTTTCAAAAGACCAGCTTTGCCAGCAAATAGGGTCACGGAAAGGGTGAATCCTTCCCTAGATGCGGAGTTCGAGATTGTTAACACTTCTGGTAGTGGAAACAGTCCTTTCCAGACCCCACCGTCACTTTCATGCTCTCACAGCAAG CTTCCTTGTACTGTAACATGCAGTGCGGCTTGCGGGGTCACGGGCACTGGACAACATAAAAGG GCCTTGCTTGAACTTCTAGATCAAGTGGAGGATGTCATCTCAGTTGATGACAAAACAGCTGATGATGTGGGGACTGTGGTGCCCCAAATTCGACTTGAAGATGTTAACATCTGTTCCGTTGGTGTCTGCAACTCCGTAGACAAAGGGCCAATTGCTCTACTAAGAACGGATAATTCTGTAAATCCAGATAGCTATTTCCTTGTTTTGGAG GTATCTGAGAAACGTGGCTTGGCTGGCTCATCTAGGGTTCAGTGTCCTTATAAG GTTCTTCGCCTGCTAGATGAGCACACTGGAAAAGAATGCGCTTTGTATCTCTGGGATGAATG GTTTTACAGCACTGTATCACCCGGAGATTCAATCAACGTTATCGGAGATTTTGACGAGGAGGGCAAGTGTGACGTAGACCAtcaaaataatttcttaattGTTCATCCTGACACCCTTGTTGCTGGAACTAAG GTTGCAGCAAGTTTTGGTTGCCCAAGGAGAACCGTGCTAGATGAGAGGCTAAAATCAAATGAACACGCTACAGCAGCCTTACTTGGAACCTTGCTACACCAAGTTTTTCAG GCCGGTCTCACGCAAGAGTCTCCATCTGCAGATGGTTTGCAGGATTATGCGAGCATAGCGATTAAGAATAATATTGAGAGCTTATATGCATGTGGAG TGCATGAGCGAGACGTGAAAGCAACCTTATTTGGAGAAATCCCAAAAATGTTGAATTGGATTCATCATTTCAGAGATTCGAAG GACTCAACAATACCAAAAGTTGATTTTGGGTCTACTAATGGGCAGCGAATGGTTAAGATATCAGAG GTAATTGACATTGAGGAGATGTCATGGGCCCCTAAATATGGTCTGAAAGGAATGGTTGATGCTTCAGTCAGAGTGATAGTTGGATCTGACATGAACACAGCGAATGAGAAAATAATGCCTCTTGAGTTTAAATCTGGAAAGCCTCCTAATGGACAG GCATCAATGGAACATTGTGCACAGGTGATCTTGTACACGCTCCTTATGTCAGAGAG GTACCTAAAGCATATTGACAATGGCCTTCTGTACTATCTAAAGTCAGATCAGACACAG GGAATTTCTGTTCAAAGATCAGATTTGGTGGGTCTGATTATTCGTCGTAATGAACTTGCAAATGACATCCTCGTGGCATCAACAACCCAACAACTGCCACCAATGTTACGG AATCCAATTTTTTGCCGTAACTGTCGCCATTTGGACGCCTGCACGATTTATCATAAG GCAGATGGTGGAAACACAGAGAGTAGCGGACTTGGTGATCTCTTTGACGCACATATATCTCATCTTTCAACTTTGCATTTTAAATTCATACGACACTGGAACAGACTGATTGACTTGGAAGCTAGAGAGATGAAG CTTCCAAGGAAAGACATTGCACATCCACATGGTTCAAAGGGCAGCGACTCAGCTAGTTATCTTTCTTTTATGGTTCTTGACATGAAAGATGGGCAGCATCATAGCTCTCATAAAGATACTAGATTCATTTATCGTTTTGTACGTCAAAACTCATCTGAATCTAGAGAAAGAGTACCCAACGAAGATACGACCAGGACTGGAACCCCTGGAACTGATGACCTGGATTGCAAACTTAGAACAGGAGACCGCGTG ATTCTTCGCACAGAAGTCAGCCACCTAACCGTTGCAAATGGAATTATAGCAGAGATTAGTCGCACTCATGTATCA GTTTCTTTATCCAAGCGGTTACGTCTTCCTTGGAGCGAGTCTTCTTCTGAGTTGTCCAATCTCTCTAATGAGCTATGGCGAATTTACAAAGATGAATACATGACATCATTTTCGGTTATGAG GTTCAATCTCATGCAGCTTTTCATACAGAGCATACATACCATTGGCATCAGGAAAATGATCGTGGATCTTGAG CCTCCTAGATTTGACAATGGATCTATACTGAGCCAGGATCCAGCAATATCATATATTTGGTCAGAAAAGAGCTTAAATAATGATCAGCGTCAAGCTATACTAAAG atACTCACTGCAAAGGACTACGCGTTGATCTTAGGAATGCCTGGAACAGGAAAAACCTCCACAATGGTTCATGCTGTGAAAGCTTTGTTGATCAGAGGCTCATCTATTCTGCTTGCTTCTTACACAAACTCTGCAGTTGATAATCTACTTATCAAATTAAAAGCACAG AGAATTGAGTTTTTACGTATTGGAAGAGACGAGGCTGTACACGAAGAAGTTCGAGAAAGTTGCTTTTCGG CTATGGATATGTGCAGTGTCGACGACATCAAAACAAAGTTGGACCAGGTCAAAGTTGTGGCCTCTACTTGTCTCGGAATCAATAGTCCTTACCTTGTGAATAGGCGATTTGACGTATGCATTATTGATGAAGCCGGCCAGATTGCCCTTCCT GTATCAATAGGACCTTTGCTGTTTGCTTCAACATTTGTACTTGTTGGTGACCACTATCAACTACCGCCACTAGTGCAG AGTACAGAGGCTAGGGAGAATGGGATGGGGATAAGCTTGTTTCGTAGGTTATCAGAAGCTCATCCTCAGGCAATTTCAATGTTACAGAACCAG TACCGAATGTGTCGAGGCATTATGGAACTATCAAATGCCTTGATATATGGAGATAGATTGTGCTGTGGTTCCGCTGAAGTAGCTAACGCCACACTTGTTCTTTCTACTTCCAGTTCTAATTCGCCATGGCTTAGAAAG GTTCTGGAGCCGAACAGAACAGTTGTATTTATTAATACAG ATATGCTGCGTGCTTTTGAAGCCAGGGATCATAATGCGATCAACAATCCAGTTGAAGCTTCCATAATAGCTGAG ATTGTGGAGGAGCTAGTTAACAATGGAGTGGATAGTAAAGATATTGGAATCATTACTCCTTATAACTCACAAGCGAGCCTCATTCAACAAGCAATTCAAACGACGTCTGTGGAGATACATACTATTGACAAGTATCAG GGAAGAGATAAAGACTGCATAATAGTATCATTTGTGAGATCGCGAGAGAAACCAAGGAGCTCTGGTTCTTCACTGCTCGGAGATTGGCATAGGATCAACGTTGCTTTGACACGAGCAAAg AAAAAGTTGATAATGGTGGGATCACAAAGAACACTATCAAAAGTTCCACTTCTGATGCTTCTGCTGAAGAAGGTTAATAAGCAGTCAGGTATCTTGAATCTCTCTCCGGGGGACCTAAAACCATAA
- the LOC108863606 gene encoding DNA replication ATP-dependent helicase/nuclease JHS1 isoform X2, whose protein sequence is MPPRKKPKSSALKPNKQSSANQSSQPSSVGIQQLFQRHIQNSQSTSNSLASNAVVSTPQNPLSTVDEKKPDESKDVVDQGLTEASPEVSRNAKRFKFSPGMLIKQSQDDGGEEITWKISPIDQRLRAAAKQVPKMMDLTENSVGFKSSTLRPCSLDKALQKQCPTSDITSKVEQWLSSPSKKAFKRPALPANRVTERVNPSLDAEFEIVNTSGSGNSPFQTPPSLSCSHSKLPCTVTCSAACGVTGTGQHKRALLELLDQVEDVISVDDKTADDVGTVVPQIRLEDVNICSVGVCNSVDKGPIALLRTDNSVNPDSYFLVLEVSEKRGLAGSSRVQCPYKVLRLLDEHTGKECALYLWDEWFYSTVSPGDSINVIGDFDEEGKCDVDHQNNFLIVHPDTLVAGTKVAASFGCPRRTVLDERLKSNEHATAALLGTLLHQVFQAGLTQESPSADGLQDYASIAIKNNIESLYACGVHERDVKATLFGEIPKMLNWIHHFRDSKDSTIPKVDFGSTNGQRMVKISEVIDIEEMSWAPKYGLKGMVDASVRVIVGSDMNTANEKIMPLEFKSGKPPNGQASMEHCAQVILYTLLMSERYLKHIDNGLLYYLKSDQTQGISVQRSDLVGLIIRRNELANDILVASTTQQLPPMLRNPIFCRNCRHLDACTIYHKADGGNTESSGLGDLFDAHISHLSTLHFKFIRHWNRLIDLEAREMKLPRKDIAHPHGSKGSDSASYLSFMVLDMKDGQHHSSHKDTRFIYRFVRQNSSESRERVPNEDTTRTGTPGTDDLDCKLRTGDRVILRTEVSHLTVANGIIAEISRTHVSVSLSKRLRLPWSESSSELSNLSNELWRIYKDEYMTSFSVMRFNLMQLFIQSIHTIGIRKMIVDLEPPRFDNGSILSQDPAISYIWSEKSLNNDQRQAILKILTAKDYALILGMPGTGKTSTMVHAVKALLIRGSSILLASYTNSAVDNLLIKLKAQRIEFLRIGRDEAVHEEVRESCFSAMDMCSVDDIKTKLDQVKVVASTCLGINSPYLVNRRFDVCIIDEAGQIALPVSIGPLLFASTFVLVGDHYQLPPLVQSTEARENGMGISLFRRLSEAHPQAISMLQNQYRMCRGIMELSNALIYGDRLCCGSAEVANATLVLSTSSSNSPWLRKVLEPNRTVVFINTDMLRAFEARDHNAINNPVEASIIAEIVEELVNNGVDSKDIGIITPYNSQASLIQQAIQTTSVEIHTIDKYQGRDKDCIIVSFVRSREKPRSSGSSLLGDWHRINVALTRAKKKLIMVGSQRTLSKVPLLMLLLKKVNKQSGILNLSPGDLKP, encoded by the exons ATGCCGCCGAGGAAGAAGCCAAAGTCTTCAGCTttgaaaccaaacaaacaatCTTCAGCCAACCAGTCTTCACAGCCTTCCAGTGTTGGCATCCAGCAGCTGTTCCAAAGACATATTCAGAACTCCCAATCAACTTCCAACTCCCTCGCCTCTAACGCCGTAGTTTCAACGCCTCAAAATCCTCTAAGCACCGTCGATGAGAAGAAGCCTGATGAGTCCAAAGATGTGGTGGACCAGGGACTCACTGAGGCGTCTCCTGAGGTCTCCAGAAACGCTAAGCGCTTCAAATTCTCTCCTGGAATG CTGATAAAGCAAAGTCAAGATGATGGTGGCGAAGAGATAACTTGGAAAATATCTCCTATAGATCAAAGACTTCGCGCAGCTGCTAAGCAGGTTCCTAAGATGATGGACTTGACTGAAAATTCAGTAGGCTTTAAATCTTCCACCCTTCGCCCATGCTCTCTGGACAAGGCAT TGCAGAAACAGTGTCCTACATCTGATATAACTTCCAAGGTGGAGCAGTGGTTATCTTCCCCCTCAAAGAAAGCTTTCAAAAGACCAGCTTTGCCAGCAAATAGGGTCACGGAAAGGGTGAATCCTTCCCTAGATGCGGAGTTCGAGATTGTTAACACTTCTGGTAGTGGAAACAGTCCTTTCCAGACCCCACCGTCACTTTCATGCTCTCACAGCAAG CTTCCTTGTACTGTAACATGCAGTGCGGCTTGCGGGGTCACGGGCACTGGACAACATAAAAGG GCCTTGCTTGAACTTCTAGATCAAGTGGAGGATGTCATCTCAGTTGATGACAAAACAGCTGATGATGTGGGGACTGTGGTGCCCCAAATTCGACTTGAAGATGTTAACATCTGTTCCGTTGGTGTCTGCAACTCCGTAGACAAAGGGCCAATTGCTCTACTAAGAACGGATAATTCTGTAAATCCAGATAGCTATTTCCTTGTTTTGGAG GTATCTGAGAAACGTGGCTTGGCTGGCTCATCTAGGGTTCAGTGTCCTTATAAG GTTCTTCGCCTGCTAGATGAGCACACTGGAAAAGAATGCGCTTTGTATCTCTGGGATGAATG GTTTTACAGCACTGTATCACCCGGAGATTCAATCAACGTTATCGGAGATTTTGACGAGGAGGGCAAGTGTGACGTAGACCAtcaaaataatttcttaattGTTCATCCTGACACCCTTGTTGCTGGAACTAAG GTTGCAGCAAGTTTTGGTTGCCCAAGGAGAACCGTGCTAGATGAGAGGCTAAAATCAAATGAACACGCTACAGCAGCCTTACTTGGAACCTTGCTACACCAAGTTTTTCAG GCCGGTCTCACGCAAGAGTCTCCATCTGCAGATGGTTTGCAGGATTATGCGAGCATAGCGATTAAGAATAATATTGAGAGCTTATATGCATGTGGAG TGCATGAGCGAGACGTGAAAGCAACCTTATTTGGAGAAATCCCAAAAATGTTGAATTGGATTCATCATTTCAGAGATTCGAAG GACTCAACAATACCAAAAGTTGATTTTGGGTCTACTAATGGGCAGCGAATGGTTAAGATATCAGAG GTAATTGACATTGAGGAGATGTCATGGGCCCCTAAATATGGTCTGAAAGGAATGGTTGATGCTTCAGTCAGAGTGATAGTTGGATCTGACATGAACACAGCGAATGAGAAAATAATGCCTCTTGAGTTTAAATCTGGAAAGCCTCCTAATGGACAG GCATCAATGGAACATTGTGCACAGGTGATCTTGTACACGCTCCTTATGTCAGAGAG GTACCTAAAGCATATTGACAATGGCCTTCTGTACTATCTAAAGTCAGATCAGACACAG GGAATTTCTGTTCAAAGATCAGATTTGGTGGGTCTGATTATTCGTCGTAATGAACTTGCAAATGACATCCTCGTGGCATCAACAACCCAACAACTGCCACCAATGTTACGG AATCCAATTTTTTGCCGTAACTGTCGCCATTTGGACGCCTGCACGATTTATCATAAG GCAGATGGTGGAAACACAGAGAGTAGCGGACTTGGTGATCTCTTTGACGCACATATATCTCATCTTTCAACTTTGCATTTTAAATTCATACGACACTGGAACAGACTGATTGACTTGGAAGCTAGAGAGATGAAG CTTCCAAGGAAAGACATTGCACATCCACATGGTTCAAAGGGCAGCGACTCAGCTAGTTATCTTTCTTTTATGGTTCTTGACATGAAAGATGGGCAGCATCATAGCTCTCATAAAGATACTAGATTCATTTATCGTTTTGTACGTCAAAACTCATCTGAATCTAGAGAAAGAGTACCCAACGAAGATACGACCAGGACTGGAACCCCTGGAACTGATGACCTGGATTGCAAACTTAGAACAGGAGACCGCGTG ATTCTTCGCACAGAAGTCAGCCACCTAACCGTTGCAAATGGAATTATAGCAGAGATTAGTCGCACTCATGTATCA GTTTCTTTATCCAAGCGGTTACGTCTTCCTTGGAGCGAGTCTTCTTCTGAGTTGTCCAATCTCTCTAATGAGCTATGGCGAATTTACAAAGATGAATACATGACATCATTTTCGGTTATGAG GTTCAATCTCATGCAGCTTTTCATACAGAGCATACATACCATTGGCATCAGGAAAATGATCGTGGATCTTGAG CCTCCTAGATTTGACAATGGATCTATACTGAGCCAGGATCCAGCAATATCATATATTTGGTCAGAAAAGAGCTTAAATAATGATCAGCGTCAAGCTATACTAAAG atACTCACTGCAAAGGACTACGCGTTGATCTTAGGAATGCCTGGAACAGGAAAAACCTCCACAATGGTTCATGCTGTGAAAGCTTTGTTGATCAGAGGCTCATCTATTCTGCTTGCTTCTTACACAAACTCTGCAGTTGATAATCTACTTATCAAATTAAAAGCACAG AGAATTGAGTTTTTACGTATTGGAAGAGACGAGGCTGTACACGAAGAAGTTCGAGAAAGTTGCTTTTCGG CTATGGATATGTGCAGTGTCGACGACATCAAAACAAAGTTGGACCAGGTCAAAGTTGTGGCCTCTACTTGTCTCGGAATCAATAGTCCTTACCTTGTGAATAGGCGATTTGACGTATGCATTATTGATGAAGCCGGCCAGATTGCCCTTCCT GTATCAATAGGACCTTTGCTGTTTGCTTCAACATTTGTACTTGTTGGTGACCACTATCAACTACCGCCACTAGTGCAG AGTACAGAGGCTAGGGAGAATGGGATGGGGATAAGCTTGTTTCGTAGGTTATCAGAAGCTCATCCTCAGGCAATTTCAATGTTACAGAACCAG TACCGAATGTGTCGAGGCATTATGGAACTATCAAATGCCTTGATATATGGAGATAGATTGTGCTGTGGTTCCGCTGAAGTAGCTAACGCCACACTTGTTCTTTCTACTTCCAGTTCTAATTCGCCATGGCTTAGAAAG GTTCTGGAGCCGAACAGAACAGTTGTATTTATTAATACAG ATATGCTGCGTGCTTTTGAAGCCAGGGATCATAATGCGATCAACAATCCAGTTGAAGCTTCCATAATAGCTGAG ATTGTGGAGGAGCTAGTTAACAATGGAGTGGATAGTAAAGATATTGGAATCATTACTCCTTATAACTCACAAGCGAGCCTCATTCAACAAGCAATTCAAACGACGTCTGTGGAGATACATACTATTGACAAGTATCAG GGAAGAGATAAAGACTGCATAATAGTATCATTTGTGAGATCGCGAGAGAAACCAAGGAGCTCTGGTTCTTCACTGCTCGGAGATTGGCATAGGATCAACGTTGCTTTGACACGAGCAAAg AAAAAGTTGATAATGGTGGGATCACAAAGAACACTATCAAAAGTTCCACTTCTGATGCTTCTGCTGAAGAAGGTTAATAAGCAGTCAGGTATCTTGAATCTCTCTCCGGGGGACCTAAAACCATAA